ATATTTTAATCCACTCATAATCGATTGGTCGCAGGTTCAAGTCCTGCTGGGCCCACATTTTAAAACTGATGTTTTAAGATCATTGTCACCCTATATACTATTTAAAGATGTTAAAAATCTGAGCGTTGAAATTCCGAAGTAGTGCTTCGGGGTTCAAGTCCGCTGGGCCCACATCTTCTCTTGATAATCTGCTGAAGAGGTCTTTTAGTTAACAGGTGCATATCCGAATGGGTTACTTACTCCTTTGGGCGGTGATATCGTCTTTATCCGGATGGATGCACGATACCCAATACATAATGATCGTTTCAAGCATAGCTGCCTGATCTTCTATTGAATCCGGTTTTTTAAAAAATCCCTGTACGCGATATTGATAGGCCTCAATCACATCCTTTCTGACCGGATCACTGCTTGCAAAGATAAAGGGGATCGTTTTTTGGCGCAGATATTCATCTCTGTCAATTGCTTTCTTGAATTCCATACCGTTCATGCCGGGCATGTTCATGTCAGAGATGATGAGGAATATTTCATCCACGTTTTCCTGAAGATGGTCAAGAGCATCCCGGGCATTGGTGAAATATTCAACTTTTATATTCCACTCATTTTCTTCAAGTGAATGATTAAGCAGATCTTTTTCATATTTCTGGTCGTCAACAAGGATGATTTTTCCCTTTACGTTTTTCATTGATTTTGATTTAACCTGTCTGAATGATGTAGTTTTAGACTATAAATTCGAATGTAATGAATTCTATAATATTCCTGAAGTTTGAAAGACATATTATAAATCTACTTTAAAATCGGGATAATTTTTCACCCCAGATTATTTCCTGAATTCATTTTTCATCTGTCACTGCCTCTTTT
Above is a genomic segment from Rhodohalobacter sp. SW132 containing:
- a CDS encoding response regulator; translated protein: MKNVKGKIILVDDQKYEKDLLNHSLEENEWNIKVEYFTNARDALDHLQENVDEIFLIISDMNMPGMNGMEFKKAIDRDEYLRQKTIPFIFASSDPVRKDVIEAYQYRVQGFFKKPDSIEDQAAMLETIIMYWVSCIHPDKDDITAQRSK